Proteins from one Chitinophaga oryzae genomic window:
- a CDS encoding DUF3137 domain-containing protein — protein sequence MKTLAEFNTFVDQQLEAQLQQLESQRKAGQAWVRRMRILGVVPVIVFFAFLMWVVIPRQENSTGNSMSVIWMLVAGMLGTLGLSFALRRYMARQKGLQEMVDYKQDFKNKVIQPIIRFIDPAYTYQPLNHASYEEFTESGLFSRQEYNITGNDQVFGKTGDLNFQWCDLKVTHMPTVTLRGLGADVIFEGTYFMAQFPRYFNTPVYIIPRSTMMEKLTSATQTDMDYIETWNLGKKVTTSDTAFNKLFMAYAKDTDEAQQLLTAPLLEKIIRLQERSQAPVFISFYNNRICIGISHGEDYFEAGLQDSLTDRRMLTNFYMDFTGLLEIVDDLRQNGNIWTSIAFSRS from the coding sequence ATGAAAACATTAGCCGAATTCAACACGTTTGTAGACCAGCAACTGGAAGCACAGCTGCAACAGCTGGAGAGCCAGCGCAAGGCCGGCCAGGCCTGGGTACGCCGGATGCGTATCCTCGGTGTGGTGCCGGTCATCGTTTTTTTTGCATTCCTGATGTGGGTCGTCATCCCCCGGCAGGAAAACAGCACAGGTAACAGCATGTCCGTCATCTGGATGCTGGTTGCCGGGATGCTGGGCACGCTGGGACTGAGCTTTGCGTTGCGCCGTTACATGGCCAGGCAGAAAGGCCTGCAGGAAATGGTGGATTACAAACAGGATTTTAAAAACAAGGTCATACAACCCATCATCCGCTTCATAGATCCGGCCTATACCTATCAGCCGCTGAACCATGCCAGCTATGAAGAGTTCACCGAAAGCGGACTGTTCTCACGCCAGGAATATAACATCACTGGTAATGACCAGGTATTCGGTAAAACAGGAGACCTTAATTTTCAATGGTGCGACCTGAAAGTAACGCATATGCCTACTGTTACCCTGCGTGGATTGGGCGCTGACGTGATCTTTGAAGGCACTTATTTCATGGCGCAGTTTCCCCGCTATTTCAATACGCCGGTGTACATCATACCGCGCAGCACGATGATGGAAAAGCTCACGTCGGCCACGCAGACGGACATGGATTACATTGAAACCTGGAACCTCGGAAAAAAGGTAACCACCTCCGATACGGCGTTCAACAAGCTTTTCATGGCTTATGCCAAAGATACAGACGAGGCGCAGCAGTTGCTGACAGCGCCGTTGCTGGAAAAAATTATCCGCCTGCAGGAGCGTTCGCAGGCGCCGGTGTTTATTTCGTTTTATAACAACCGTATCTGTATCGGCATCAGTCACGGAGAAGACTACTTCGAAGCAGGGTTGCAGGATTCGCTGACAGACCGCCGGATGCTGACCAATTTTTACATGGACTTCACCGGCCTGCTGGAGATCGTGGACGATCTGCGGCAGAACGGCAATATATGGACCTCCATAGCCTTTTCGCGTTCCTGA
- a CDS encoding type VI secretion system Vgr family protein: MGDDKFLNKSTIGIEGYAGPVEFKNVTLEQAVGSHHYFSFLWRPGSLSSNLSYQQGIIEKYIGKGISISFDSFRFKGLITSMAVIEEDGAAIGFQVSGVSPTILLDDVPQSTSFYQKSLQQVIQGALQDAGSGLLKTQVVPAHKGTLPYCVQYNETDFNFLARIAARYGEWMYYDGSALVIGDTQKNEVKLTKNVTLHQLKTVAAVTPQRFNYVSYDVMKAAPLSEKSQKADTGSHPLMHLSSAASDDLYSSSSQKQTFVHHGYTQDELKQVKEVQNKVNAAAFVRVSGISELPVMPGQQISIASDSGQSAYTVISATHYADTPGNYHCTFTAIPADVKVPPYSNPHLVPKADMQSAIVKDNNDPEKLGRVRVQFFWQQQNDMSPWIRQAAPAAGGGTGFHFVPEIGEEVVIGFEGGNAEMPFVLGSKFNGKSKSGYGDAQNNMKAIKTRSGSLIQLDDQSGSVTVTDKNGSTMIMDGSGNITVKSQTLVTVKTEDKIVVDAPNKIEFMSKEIHLKGTQKVVIGEGPAKVTIDNEANKITSDADKITTTAVTLHELKSLANMKMSALHHQTDGSTEVMIKGTSIKVDGGTTTDIKGGMVNLNC; this comes from the coding sequence ATGGGCGACGATAAATTTCTGAATAAGTCAACAATAGGCATTGAAGGCTATGCCGGACCGGTAGAGTTTAAAAATGTGACACTGGAACAGGCTGTCGGCAGCCATCACTATTTCAGTTTCCTGTGGCGCCCCGGCAGCCTCAGCAGCAACCTTTCCTATCAGCAGGGCATCATCGAAAAATATATCGGCAAAGGGATCTCCATCAGCTTCGATAGTTTCCGCTTCAAAGGCCTGATCACCAGTATGGCTGTGATTGAAGAAGATGGCGCCGCCATCGGCTTCCAGGTATCAGGCGTCAGCCCCACCATCCTGCTGGACGATGTCCCCCAGAGCACTTCTTTCTACCAGAAATCATTGCAACAGGTAATACAGGGCGCCCTGCAGGACGCCGGCTCCGGCCTCCTGAAAACACAGGTGGTACCGGCACATAAAGGCACCCTCCCCTATTGCGTACAGTATAACGAGACAGACTTCAACTTCCTCGCCCGCATCGCCGCCCGTTACGGCGAATGGATGTATTACGACGGCAGCGCCCTCGTGATCGGCGACACCCAGAAAAACGAAGTGAAACTCACCAAAAATGTAACGCTCCATCAGCTGAAAACAGTAGCCGCCGTTACACCGCAACGATTCAACTACGTGTCGTACGATGTGATGAAAGCCGCCCCCCTCAGCGAAAAATCGCAAAAAGCCGACACCGGCTCCCATCCCCTGATGCACCTCTCTTCTGCAGCATCAGACGATCTGTACAGCTCCTCTTCCCAAAAACAAACGTTTGTACATCACGGTTATACACAGGATGAACTGAAACAGGTAAAGGAAGTACAGAACAAAGTCAACGCCGCTGCCTTTGTACGCGTGAGCGGTATCAGCGAACTGCCGGTGATGCCCGGCCAGCAGATCAGCATCGCCAGCGACAGCGGCCAAAGCGCCTACACCGTAATATCGGCTACTCACTATGCCGACACGCCCGGTAACTACCACTGTACTTTTACCGCCATACCGGCTGATGTAAAAGTCCCCCCCTACAGCAATCCCCACCTGGTGCCCAAAGCAGATATGCAAAGCGCCATCGTGAAAGACAATAACGACCCCGAAAAACTGGGCCGCGTGAGAGTGCAGTTCTTCTGGCAGCAACAAAACGATATGAGCCCGTGGATACGGCAGGCAGCACCCGCCGCCGGCGGTGGCACCGGTTTCCACTTCGTGCCGGAAATAGGTGAAGAAGTAGTGATCGGCTTCGAAGGCGGCAACGCTGAAATGCCTTTCGTCCTCGGCAGCAAATTCAATGGTAAATCCAAAAGCGGTTATGGCGACGCCCAGAACAACATGAAGGCCATCAAAACACGCAGCGGCAGCCTCATACAGCTGGACGACCAGTCCGGCAGCGTTACCGTGACCGACAAAAACGGCAGCACCATGATCATGGACGGATCCGGTAACATCACCGTGAAATCACAGACGCTCGTGACCGTGAAAACGGAAGATAAAATCGTGGTAGACGCTCCAAACAAAATAGAATTCATGTCAAAAGAAATTCACCTGAAAGGCACACAGAAAGTGGTCATCGGTGAAGGACCGGCGAAAGTCACGATAGACAACGAAGCCAACAAAATCACCAGCGACGCGGATAAAATAACCACTACCGCCGTTACCCTGCATGAACTGAAGAGCCTCGCCAACATGAAAATGAGCGCCCTCCATCACCAGACAGACGGCAGCACGGAAGTGATGATCAAAGGTACCTCCATTAAAGTAGACGGAGGCACCACAACAGATATTAAAGGAGGTATGGTAAACTTAAACTGCTGA
- the tssD gene encoding type VI secretion system tube protein TssD: MSFKAELIIGGKSANVLECNYGFSQGTDAIGKPSTMPRGGTISLVLESARDTDLVQWMISPEEKRDGTIIFKRRDHDSSLRTVEFTEGICVQFHESYHHSGASPMITHIVISARELKIGNVAFKRKWED, translated from the coding sequence ATGTCTTTTAAGGCAGAACTGATCATAGGCGGAAAGTCAGCCAACGTGCTGGAATGTAACTACGGCTTTTCCCAGGGCACTGACGCCATCGGCAAACCAAGCACCATGCCCCGTGGCGGCACCATCTCCCTCGTGTTGGAATCGGCCCGGGATACGGACCTGGTGCAGTGGATGATCTCCCCGGAAGAAAAACGCGACGGCACCATCATTTTCAAACGCCGCGATCACGACTCCAGCCTTCGCACAGTGGAGTTCACCGAAGGCATCTGCGTACAGTTCCACGAAAGTTATCACCATTCCGGCGCCAGCCCCATGATCACCCATATCGTGATTTCGGCAAGGGAACTGAAAATCGGCAACGTCGCCTTTAAAAGAAAATGGGAGGATTAA
- a CDS encoding AAA family ATPase, giving the protein MTLSTLTIFSVELQSAIRIAKAIAKDHHHVQYSPAHLLRAAMHKEVGLAPVLHQMNIDVYYLEEWADVRLDELPRTSRTVDEAEPDDAAAVVLQEALSVAQEADKPETDAWSLLIALCTPGVGFSYEQLKSFPFTRDQLIAASEQGRSKPENNVNGSTAAAGIKPASLKYVYRMTDPQLLQTYHPVIGRDGDIRALSEVLTRKDRASVLVIGDGGVGKTSLIEGLARAIAQKQVPLQLQQSDVYALDYGAFIAGAAYKNELEDRLLQIIQQLKQTGRHILFIDNLHTLLDKQSGGGMANVIKAALGKGEIILIGTTTPEGFRKLIEPDAILRHRFETINLAEPDETQAVRMMTAVVPVYESFYQLQVPQEATREAIRLSRRYLKERCLPDSAINLLDRTMAAIRAMQDTGAPLLASLRDELETLRGKEDLQSEDLHWFYRQLTDRLGALMAGKLQVDTELTKLTDNTALLEALQQLLDQLAGVVSVQHKAVTPVDLATMIAGMTGIPLGKIQSQERERLVAMDLHLRKRVVGQDHALKAVADAILESRSGLSRPGQPIGSFFFLGPTGTGKTELAKSLADFLFQDERCMIRFDMSEFKEEHAAALLYGAPPGYVGYEEGGLLVNKIRQQPYAVVLFDEIEKAHPSVFDIFLQIMDEGKLHDRLGKTGDFSNALVLFTSNIGSDAIAASFEQGVIPPSQQLMELMTRHFRPEFLGRLTEIIPFGPIRQENVEKIFDIHLQHLLHLLQQQQITLTVTPAARQHLAMMGYSPRYGARPLREVIRGQLRKPLSRMIIDGSLSKDMTVTLDLKDDKPDWSINK; this is encoded by the coding sequence ATGACCCTTTCAACATTGACCATATTCAGCGTTGAACTGCAATCCGCCATCAGGATTGCGAAAGCAATTGCAAAAGACCATCATCATGTGCAGTATAGCCCTGCGCACCTGCTCCGTGCAGCCATGCATAAGGAGGTAGGGCTCGCGCCTGTATTGCACCAGATGAACATCGACGTATATTACCTGGAAGAGTGGGCCGACGTAAGACTGGATGAGTTACCCCGTACCTCCCGCACCGTAGACGAGGCGGAACCTGACGATGCTGCTGCGGTAGTGTTGCAGGAAGCGCTGAGTGTTGCCCAGGAAGCAGATAAGCCGGAAACAGACGCCTGGAGCCTGCTGATAGCCTTGTGTACCCCCGGCGTGGGCTTTTCCTACGAGCAGCTGAAATCGTTCCCCTTTACGCGTGACCAGCTCATAGCCGCCAGCGAACAGGGCCGCAGCAAGCCGGAAAATAACGTCAACGGCAGTACTGCGGCAGCGGGCATCAAGCCGGCATCGCTGAAGTATGTGTACCGGATGACAGACCCGCAGCTGTTGCAGACCTATCACCCGGTAATCGGCAGAGACGGCGATATACGCGCTCTTTCGGAGGTCCTTACCCGTAAAGACCGTGCCAGCGTGCTGGTGATCGGCGACGGCGGCGTAGGCAAGACCTCCCTGATAGAGGGACTGGCACGCGCTATCGCGCAGAAGCAGGTGCCCCTGCAGTTACAGCAGTCCGATGTGTATGCCCTCGATTACGGCGCCTTTATCGCCGGGGCCGCTTATAAAAATGAACTGGAAGACAGGCTTCTCCAGATCATCCAGCAGCTCAAACAAACAGGCAGGCATATCCTTTTCATCGACAATCTTCACACCCTTCTCGATAAACAGTCCGGCGGCGGCATGGCCAACGTCATCAAAGCGGCGCTGGGCAAAGGAGAGATCATCCTGATCGGCACTACCACACCGGAAGGCTTCCGCAAACTCATAGAGCCGGACGCCATCCTGCGGCACCGTTTTGAAACGATCAACCTCGCAGAGCCTGATGAAACACAGGCCGTGCGTATGATGACCGCCGTAGTTCCGGTATATGAAAGCTTCTATCAGTTGCAGGTACCCCAGGAAGCTACCCGCGAGGCGATCCGCCTCTCCCGGCGATACCTGAAGGAACGTTGCCTGCCCGACAGCGCCATCAACCTGCTGGACCGTACCATGGCCGCTATCCGCGCCATGCAGGATACCGGCGCGCCGCTGCTGGCCTCCCTTCGGGATGAACTGGAAACGCTGCGTGGTAAGGAAGACTTACAAAGCGAAGACCTGCACTGGTTTTACCGGCAACTGACTGACAGGCTGGGCGCACTGATGGCTGGTAAATTGCAGGTAGATACTGAGCTGACAAAACTGACGGACAACACCGCGCTGCTGGAGGCCCTGCAACAACTGCTGGACCAGCTGGCCGGCGTAGTGTCTGTACAACATAAAGCCGTTACCCCTGTTGACCTGGCTACCATGATCGCAGGAATGACCGGCATCCCGCTGGGCAAGATCCAGTCACAGGAAAGAGAACGCCTCGTAGCGATGGACCTGCACCTGCGTAAAAGAGTAGTAGGACAGGACCATGCGCTGAAAGCCGTTGCGGACGCCATCCTGGAGTCCCGTTCAGGCCTCAGCAGGCCCGGGCAGCCTATCGGCTCTTTCTTCTTCCTGGGACCTACCGGCACCGGTAAAACGGAGCTGGCCAAATCTCTGGCAGACTTCTTGTTCCAGGACGAACGTTGCATGATCCGCTTCGACATGTCAGAGTTCAAGGAGGAACATGCCGCCGCCCTGTTATACGGCGCGCCTCCGGGCTATGTGGGATACGAAGAAGGCGGCCTGCTGGTCAACAAAATACGGCAACAACCCTACGCAGTAGTATTATTCGATGAAATAGAAAAAGCGCATCCGTCTGTATTTGATATCTTTTTACAGATCATGGATGAAGGAAAATTACACGACAGACTGGGAAAAACCGGAGACTTCTCCAACGCACTGGTGCTCTTTACCTCCAACATCGGTAGCGACGCCATCGCCGCTTCATTTGAGCAGGGCGTGATCCCGCCGTCGCAGCAACTGATGGAACTGATGACCCGCCACTTCAGGCCGGAGTTCCTCGGAAGGCTCACGGAGATCATTCCCTTCGGCCCTATCCGCCAGGAAAACGTAGAGAAGATATTCGATATCCATCTGCAACATCTCCTGCACCTGCTGCAACAACAGCAGATAACGCTGACGGTTACACCGGCCGCCCGGCAACACCTCGCCATGATGGGCTATTCGCCCCGCTACGGCGCCCGCCCGCTGCGGGAGGTGATCCGGGGCCAGCTCCGTAAGCCACTGTCACGCATGATCATAGACGGAAGCCTCAGCAAGGATATGACTGTCACGCTCGACCTGAAAGACGATAAACCGGATTGGTCTATCAACAAGTAA
- a CDS encoding DUF5458 family protein has product MAELQKNQEELQDLQNAGQQPSAKPEVNLTKNIEELAKYGGFDLIEAAVEGAQNLNPDRKARRNIFLTEAGKKSERDKLRKTLSLWEKVLSEATELPDMVEFCNNHAAEAEQVLNKNLGEAVEGTRELEQAYRNVALFFKNTESDKVKNISFINVELEQLKDLDNTRFIDAIREELVANYDRLDLRDNYSLLVIPGYLGSNKVLEKWAKIAHENKAMLVTDFAHLDAPDDVMEMFELANLTGGEIHRSNVIMSCNWLVGRGKFDEVGEEDNLYVPPSGALAGKIYKTLMSQVTAGKKFGGMNEVDGVRFELKKSEIASLEKMGLVPMVKEYGKVMAFSAKTLFNGDNLGLQTYSVVRVFDFVTKVLMDFLNRRAFENFNANTRKDLMKQIIRFLDGITGPDKLIEDFNIRRFEQDPIQKDRIHLDIHLKPYFPAKNFLIKMEGQKGDDAAEWDTTYEQDK; this is encoded by the coding sequence ATGGCAGAATTACAGAAAAACCAGGAAGAGCTGCAGGACCTGCAAAATGCGGGGCAACAGCCTTCAGCCAAACCGGAAGTTAACCTCACCAAAAATATTGAGGAACTGGCCAAATACGGCGGCTTCGATCTTATTGAAGCGGCGGTGGAAGGCGCCCAGAACCTCAACCCCGACCGTAAGGCACGCCGTAACATCTTCCTCACGGAAGCCGGCAAAAAATCGGAAAGGGATAAACTAAGGAAAACACTCTCCCTCTGGGAAAAAGTACTCTCCGAAGCCACAGAGCTCCCCGATATGGTGGAGTTCTGTAATAACCACGCCGCCGAAGCGGAACAGGTGCTGAACAAAAACCTCGGCGAAGCAGTGGAAGGAACCCGCGAACTGGAACAGGCTTACCGCAACGTTGCCCTGTTCTTCAAAAATACCGAGTCCGACAAGGTGAAAAATATCTCTTTCATCAACGTGGAGCTCGAACAACTGAAAGACCTCGATAATACCCGCTTTATCGATGCCATCCGCGAGGAACTGGTGGCCAACTACGACCGCCTCGATCTGCGCGATAACTACAGCCTGCTGGTCATCCCGGGATACCTCGGCTCCAACAAGGTGCTGGAAAAATGGGCCAAGATCGCCCATGAAAATAAAGCCATGCTGGTGACAGACTTCGCCCACCTCGACGCTCCGGACGACGTAATGGAGATGTTTGAACTGGCCAACCTCACCGGTGGCGAAATACACCGCTCCAATGTGATCATGTCCTGCAACTGGCTCGTAGGCCGTGGTAAATTCGATGAAGTGGGAGAAGAAGATAACCTCTACGTTCCCCCCTCCGGCGCACTGGCGGGTAAAATCTACAAAACACTGATGTCGCAGGTAACCGCCGGTAAAAAATTCGGTGGCATGAACGAAGTGGACGGCGTGCGTTTCGAACTGAAGAAAAGCGAAATCGCCAGCCTCGAAAAAATGGGCCTCGTACCCATGGTGAAAGAATACGGCAAAGTAATGGCCTTCAGCGCCAAAACCCTGTTCAATGGCGATAACCTCGGCTTACAGACCTACTCCGTAGTACGTGTGTTCGACTTTGTGACCAAAGTGCTGATGGACTTCCTGAACCGCCGCGCTTTCGAAAACTTCAACGCCAATACACGGAAAGACCTCATGAAGCAGATCATCCGCTTCCTCGACGGCATTACCGGCCCTGACAAACTGATCGAAGATTTCAATATCCGCCGCTTCGAACAGGACCCGATACAGAAAGACCGTATTCACCTGGATATTCACCTGAAGCCTTATTTCCCGGCCAAGAACTTCCTGATCAAAATGGAAGGCCAGAAAGGAGATGATGCGGCTGAATGGGACACCACCTATGAACAGGATAAATAA
- a CDS encoding lytic transglycosylase domain-containing protein, which yields MRRWYLTGLFVCLFTIPVMAQQIDFCGEMVPMERDFVSSRLMDVIKRNLRYQGYLPVLRSKAEMYFPVIEPILQQYQVPLDFKYLPIVESGLTNATSPVGAQGVWQIMPGTAAELGLTVAGDYDERNHLIKATHAACRLIRMLHDQLQSWTLAAAAYNCGAGNISKNIRRQGSRDYYQLMLNNETAQYIYKIIAIKQLFESPELYLPGFGYNVFAKRDSKGSVFANPQIPPPGNIRDFNTIRITIGKKALPKQSSSVYAARLQINAAFRDGELISIHMLENMQANGVYVGRNASLSGKGWIVSNRVYVDLGFGNTVVLCATDGKKGVPLDLLKTGGEVKLLSTESHISTSLMNTRNGNVLADFSSSWSSNSSFR from the coding sequence ATGAGACGCTGGTATCTTACAGGTTTGTTTGTCTGCCTCTTTACTATCCCGGTAATGGCGCAGCAGATAGACTTTTGCGGCGAGATGGTGCCGATGGAACGGGATTTTGTATCGTCCCGCCTCATGGACGTTATAAAAAGGAATCTCCGTTACCAGGGATACCTGCCGGTGTTGCGTTCCAAAGCGGAAATGTACTTCCCTGTGATAGAACCGATCCTTCAGCAATACCAGGTGCCGCTGGATTTTAAGTACCTGCCTATTGTGGAGAGCGGGCTTACCAATGCCACTTCTCCGGTAGGCGCACAAGGGGTATGGCAAATCATGCCGGGTACTGCCGCAGAACTGGGGCTGACCGTCGCGGGCGACTACGATGAGCGCAACCACCTGATCAAGGCTACCCACGCCGCCTGCCGGCTCATACGCATGTTGCACGACCAGCTGCAGTCCTGGACGCTTGCCGCCGCCGCTTACAACTGCGGAGCGGGCAACATCTCCAAAAACATCCGCCGGCAGGGGAGCCGTGATTATTACCAGCTGATGCTGAATAATGAAACGGCGCAGTATATCTACAAAATCATCGCTATCAAACAATTGTTCGAAAGCCCGGAACTATACCTTCCCGGCTTCGGTTATAACGTGTTTGCCAAAAGGGACAGCAAAGGTTCTGTGTTTGCCAACCCGCAGATACCACCTCCGGGCAATATCCGCGATTTTAACACTATCCGCATCACCATCGGGAAGAAGGCTTTGCCCAAACAGTCCAGCAGCGTGTATGCTGCCCGCTTGCAGATCAATGCCGCTTTCCGTGACGGAGAGCTGATCAGTATTCACATGCTGGAGAATATGCAGGCGAACGGCGTGTACGTGGGCCGTAACGCCAGTTTATCCGGCAAGGGATGGATTGTCAGCAACCGGGTGTATGTGGACCTTGGCTTTGGCAATACCGTGGTGCTCTGTGCCACCGATGGCAAAAAGGGAGTGCCGCTCGATCTGCTGAAGACCGGCGGCGAAGTAAAATTACTGAGTACCGAGTCTCACATCAGTACATCGTTGATGAATACACGGAATGGGAATGTATTGGCAGATTTTTCTTCCAGCTGGAGCAGTAATTCCTCTTTCAGATAA
- a CDS encoding type VI secretion system baseplate subunit TssF has product MKEKKERIKDRMLKTAARLWGYPDAEVETSFDPIVQLLLEACASELEKISGEVDVSHARLVERLAQIMMPEPITSSQPAFGILHATSTETSADIQADHQFYHHTKAGHNSQDLFFSPVTTHRLFKGHVQYLGIGAKLYETRDNWFKEQILQGQALPDVPSNHLWLGLAMEDASLSYEGMSFFFDLRNIHQQEMFYHYLPLARFFINDAEVTVKAGYHHSRPADEEEIERMVEVAVDTNARYSQHVLQRFRRHFLTITDNRVHKTGNASLPAALASLFGQDAEKLQKEVQWIRIEFPEALHHTLLEDLYCSINCFPVINKKNNEQSLKLNRYLNIIPLQTPDIFFDIKRVYDLEGTDYYVRNFATAGQMQEGELVVRSSGIGRFDTREAKEVIAYLMEVIRDESSLFEEVKNDYVTNRMRELHQLIASLEEQLQPGSNKGNIPYVMVKPKENAAYIFIEFYSTNGTAANNIRMGSKLLEYGSIQTKPGSITLLTNTQGGKDRLNIDEKINLYRSHLLSHNRIVTPEDIKALCRTIFGKELKSSGVTKGVSLQPGGNAGYVRTMDIKLQLVQPIARYPSANLNYLKEELLLQLEEKSANTFPFRVFINDVLM; this is encoded by the coding sequence ATGAAAGAAAAAAAAGAAAGGATAAAAGACCGTATGCTGAAAACCGCTGCCCGCCTGTGGGGATACCCGGACGCGGAAGTGGAAACTTCTTTTGACCCCATCGTACAATTACTGCTGGAAGCCTGTGCCAGCGAACTGGAAAAAATATCCGGCGAAGTGGACGTGTCTCACGCACGCCTCGTGGAAAGGCTGGCGCAGATCATGATGCCGGAGCCTATCACCAGCAGCCAGCCTGCCTTCGGTATACTCCATGCTACGTCTACCGAAACCAGCGCCGACATTCAGGCAGATCATCAGTTCTATCATCATACCAAAGCCGGGCACAACAGTCAGGACCTCTTCTTCTCGCCGGTCACCACGCACCGCCTCTTTAAAGGCCATGTGCAATACCTCGGCATCGGCGCCAAACTATACGAAACAAGGGACAACTGGTTCAAAGAACAAATCCTCCAGGGACAAGCCCTGCCGGACGTACCATCCAACCACCTCTGGCTCGGACTGGCCATGGAAGATGCCAGCCTCAGTTATGAAGGCATGTCCTTCTTCTTTGACCTGCGCAATATCCACCAGCAGGAAATGTTCTACCACTACCTGCCACTGGCCCGCTTTTTTATCAACGACGCAGAGGTAACCGTAAAGGCCGGCTACCACCACAGCCGCCCGGCAGACGAAGAAGAAATAGAACGCATGGTGGAAGTAGCCGTAGATACCAACGCCCGCTACAGCCAGCATGTACTGCAGCGCTTCCGCAGACACTTCCTCACCATTACGGACAACCGCGTTCATAAAACAGGAAACGCCTCCCTCCCAGCCGCACTGGCCAGCCTCTTCGGACAGGATGCGGAGAAACTGCAGAAAGAAGTGCAATGGATACGCATCGAATTCCCGGAAGCGCTTCACCATACCCTGCTGGAAGACCTGTATTGCAGCATCAACTGCTTTCCCGTCATCAACAAAAAAAATAACGAACAGTCCCTGAAACTGAACCGTTACCTCAATATCATACCCCTGCAAACACCGGATATCTTCTTTGATATCAAAAGAGTGTACGACCTGGAGGGAACGGACTACTACGTCCGCAACTTCGCCACCGCCGGCCAGATGCAGGAAGGGGAACTGGTGGTGCGCAGCAGCGGCATCGGCCGCTTCGATACCCGCGAAGCCAAAGAAGTAATAGCCTATCTCATGGAAGTGATACGTGATGAAAGCTCGCTGTTCGAAGAAGTGAAAAACGACTATGTCACCAACCGCATGCGGGAATTGCACCAGCTGATCGCCTCCCTCGAAGAACAGCTGCAACCCGGCTCCAATAAAGGCAATATCCCCTATGTGATGGTGAAGCCGAAAGAAAATGCCGCTTACATCTTCATTGAATTTTACTCCACCAACGGTACAGCCGCCAATAACATCCGCATGGGCAGCAAACTGCTGGAATATGGCAGCATACAGACCAAACCGGGCAGCATCACGCTGCTGACCAATACACAGGGCGGCAAAGACCGGCTGAACATCGATGAGAAAATTAATCTCTACCGCTCACACCTGTTGTCGCACAACAGGATCGTGACGCCGGAAGACATCAAAGCATTATGCCGTACCATTTTTGGTAAAGAGTTGAAATCAAGCGGGGTCACCAAAGGCGTAAGCCTGCAACCTGGCGGCAATGCGGGCTATGTAAGGACGATGGACATCAAACTGCAACTGGTGCAGCCTATTGCCAGATACCCGTCTGCCAATCTGAATTATCTGAAAGAGGAATTACTGCTCCAGCTGGAAGAAAAATCTGCCAATACATTCCCATTCCGTGTATTCATCAACGATGTACTGATGTGA
- a CDS encoding GPW/gp25 family protein — translation MKGKYYKLPMDFSQLLQKKDIPAVNLEESVAQHIHLLITTVLGENKDDPQYGCQWWDSDFDIKASNNEVKEQVESAVKTAVTRYEKRLAQIRVVAAVNQEELMLAPARKMKKKIRVTVSGTLAKNNNPFQYTSYFYISPLSYD, via the coding sequence ATGAAAGGAAAATATTATAAGCTGCCCATGGACTTCTCCCAGCTGCTGCAAAAAAAAGACATACCGGCTGTCAACCTGGAAGAATCCGTGGCGCAACATATTCACCTGCTGATCACTACCGTACTGGGGGAAAATAAAGACGACCCCCAGTATGGCTGTCAGTGGTGGGACAGTGATTTTGATATCAAAGCCTCCAACAACGAGGTAAAGGAACAAGTGGAATCCGCCGTTAAAACGGCCGTCACACGCTATGAAAAAAGACTGGCACAGATCCGCGTGGTAGCGGCCGTCAATCAGGAAGAGCTGATGCTGGCGCCGGCCCGCAAAATGAAAAAAAAGATAAGGGTCACCGTTAGCGGCACACTGGCCAAAAACAATAACCCCTTCCAGTACACCAGTTATTTCTATATCAGCCCGTTGTCCTACGATTAA